The Erythrolamprus reginae isolate rEryReg1 unplaced genomic scaffold, rEryReg1.hap1 H_1, whole genome shotgun sequence genome includes a region encoding these proteins:
- the LOC139155314 gene encoding vomeronasal type-2 receptor 26-like — translation MYKLYAINCSIPDDLLPIYHHFAQPGDFIIGAIISQAFVFHNSPSFTEEPSQMAINEVISSTKSYQYILALVFAIKEINRNPQLLPNVTLGFYIMNNYFTERISYKATLNLLSTQKKLIPNYTCDLTKRFIAAIGGRLTGTTSIMANILANYKIAQLVYGAFTPIHGYKNIFSFLYQMVPNEMYQYTGIIQLLQHFGWNWIGIMAVDDDHGDMFFQKIGPLLSQNNICYAFILKTPKKTYLEEYINLISMDVRYDQLFMEDKVKVCLIYAAPPSMQNMRMIILIASLTSWPPLGKVWIVTSHWNYDSLSFQRLWDMQSFHGTLSFAIRSKEPSGFQEFLHTVRPSWAKEDNFVHKFWEQAFDCPLLISSVNENNKLRCTGDEKLENLPNILFDMNMSGNSYNIYNAVYILSHSLHVLLNFRSRYKHLIEREQLIFHNLKPWQFHPTLESIVFNNSMGDTISFDENKELITDFYVVNWVILPNNSFSRVKVGTLEPRAPSGRELTLNDNEIVWHRSFNQVVPVSLCNDHCDLGSSKKKKEGEKFCCYDCAPCPEGKISDKIDMDICMNCPENQYPNSIQNQCIPKVFTYLSYNEPLGILFTTLAVAFSLITIFILGVFWMHQETPIVKANNWNLTCILLVSLFLCFLCSFLFIGRPKKIICLLRQATFGIIFSVALSSILAKTMTVILAFMATKPGSGIRKWVGKRLANSIVFLGSFIQLGICIVWLSISPPYLDTDLHSLKGEIIMECNEGSVIMFYSVLGYMGFLASVSFNIAFQARKLPSSFNEAKFITFSMLVFCSVWLTFVPTYLSTKGKYMVAVEIFSILSSSAGLLGCIFSPKCYIILLRPEMNNKEHLIRKEK, via the exons ATGTACAAATTATATGCTATCAATTGTAGCATACCTGATGACCTACTTCCTATATACCATCATTTTGCTCAGCCTGGAGATTTTATCATTGGAGCAATAATCTCTCAAGCCTTTGTCTTTCACAATAGTCCTTCCTTCACAGAAGAGCCCTCTCAGATGGCTATCAATGAAGTGAT TTCTTCAACTAAATCATATCAGTACATCCTTGCTTTGGTATTTGCTATCAAGGAGATCAATAGGAACCCTCAACTCTTACCGAATGTCACTTTGGGTTTCTACATTATGAACAACTACTTTACTGAGAGGATAAGCTATAAGGCAACTTTGAACCTACTTTCTACCCAGAAGAAATTGATTCCCAACTACACCTGTGATTTAACAAAAAGGTTTATTGCTGCCATTGGGGGTCGTTTGACGGGGACCACATCCATTATGGCCAATATTCTTGCCAACTATAAGATTGCACAG CTGGTTTATGGAGCATTTACACCAATCCATggttacaaaaatatattttcattcttATACCAGATGGTCCCAAATGAAATGTATCAGTACACTGGTATTATTCAATTACTTCAGCATTTTGGATGGAATTGGATTGGGATCATGGCTGTGGATGATGACCATGGAGacatgttttttcaaaaaattggaCCATTGCTTTCCCAAAACAATATTTGTTATGCTTTCATACTTAAAACACCAAAGAAGACGTATCTGGAGGAATATATAAACTTGATTTCAATGGACGTAAGATATGACCAACTTTTTATGGAAGATAAAGTCAAAGTTTGTTTAATCTATGCAGCACCACCATCCATGCAAAATATGAGGATGATTATCCTTATAGCATCTTTGACTTCATGGCCACCTTTGGGTAAAGTGTGGATTGTTACATCTCATTGGAATTATGACTCACTGTCATTTCAGAGACTTTGGGATATGCAAAGTTTCCATGGAACTCTATCATTTGCAATTCGTTCAAAAGAACCCTCTGGATTCCAAGAATTTCTTCACACTGTAAGGCCATCCTGGGCAAAAGAAGACAATTTTGTTCATAAATTTTGGGAGCAGGCATTTGACTGCCCATTATTAATTTCAAGTGTAAATGAAAATAACAAATTAAGGTGCACCGGGGATGAAAAATTAGAGAATTTACCAAATATATTATTTGATATGAACATGAGTGGTAACAGTTACAACATTTATAATGCAGTCTATATTTTGTCTCATTCTTTGCATGTTTTACTCAATTTCAGATCCAGATATAAACATTTAATAGAAAGAGAACAATTAATATTTCATAATTTAAAACCATGGCAg TTTCATCCCACCTTGGAAAGCATTGTATTCAACAACAGTATGGGCGACACTATTAGttttgatgaaaacaaagaattgattacagatttttatGTCGTAAACTGGGTTATTTTGCCCAATAATTCCTTTTCACGAGTCAAAGTTGGAACATTAGAACCTCGGGCTCCATCAGGCAGAGAATTAACTCTTAATGACAATGAAATAGTATGGCATAGGAGTTTTAACCAG GTGGTACCTGTTTCTCTGTGTAATGACCACTGTGATCTAGGCTCaagcaagaagaagaaggaaggagagaaatttTGCTGCTATGATTGTGCACCTTGTCCAGAAGGGAAGATCTCTGACAAAATAG ATATGGATATCTGCATGAACTGTCCAGAAAATCAGTATCCCAATAGTATCCAAAATCAATGTATTCCCAAAGTGTTCACCTATCTCTCTTACAATGAACCTTTGGGGATCCTATTTACAACATTAGCTGTTGCTTTCTCTTTGATTACAATCTTCATTCTTGGAGTCTTTTGGATGCATCAAGAAACTCCAATTGTCAAAGCCAATAATTGGAACCTCACCTGTATTCTCCTCGTCTCCCTTtttctctgcttcctctgctccttcctaTTCATAGGAAGACCTAAAAAGATTATCTGTCTTCTACGGCAAGCAACGTTTGGCATTATCTTCTCAGTGGCCCTTTCATCTATATTGGCAAAAACCATGACTGTGATTCTAGCATTTATGGCAACTAAACCAGGCTCTGGAATAAGAAAATGGGTAGGGAAAAGATTGGCCAATTCTATTGTATTTTTGGGTTCTTTCATCCAATTGGGAATTTGCATTGTTTGGTTGAGTATCTCTCCACCTTATCTAGATACAGATCTGCACTCACTAAAGGGAGAAATCATAATGgaatgcaatgaaggctctgtgaTCATGTTTTACTCTGTCTTGGGTTATATGGGCTTCCTGGCTAGTGTCAGCTTTAATATTGCTTTCCAGGCCAGGAAGCTTCCCAGCAGTTTCAATGAGGCTAAGTTCATCACTTTCAGCATGTTGgtgttttgcagtgtttggctGACATTTGTTccaacctacctgagcaccaaagggaaatacatggtagcTGTGGAAATCTTCTCTATCTTATCTTCCAGTGCTGGTTTACTGGGGTGtatattttcccccaaatgctaCATCATTTTATTGAGACCCGAGATGAATAATAAGGAACATttaataaggaaagaaaaataa